From a single Arachis hypogaea cultivar Tifrunner chromosome 3, arahy.Tifrunner.gnm2.J5K5, whole genome shotgun sequence genomic region:
- the LOC112789104 gene encoding uncharacterized protein isoform X9: MSDPYERVKSGRLAFKGGTLATRTKGIDKKKKKKNKNKNPDEHDENPAIDEQQQEGEDVQQQGEGSASGEAYTIDAAKRMKYEQLFPVEAKKFGYQPKTNFKSVEDALDDRVKKKADRYCK, encoded by the coding sequence ATGTCTGATCCGTACGAGCGGGTGAAAAGTGGAAGATTGGCCTTCAAAGGAGGAACCCTAGCCACTCGCACCAAAGGCATcgacaagaagaagaaaaagaagaacaagaacaagaacccTGACGAACATGATGAAAACCCAGCCATCGACGAGCAGCAGCAGGAAGGTGAGGATGTTCAGCAGCAAGGTGAGGGATCTGCATCAGGAGAAGCGTACACGATTGACGCCGCGAAGCGAATGAAGTACGAACAACTCTTTCCCGTTGAAGCCAAGAAATTCGGTTACCAACCCAAAACTAACTTCAAGTCCGTGGAAGATGCTCTCGATGACCGCGTCAAGAAGAAGGCTGATCGTTACTGCAAATGA
- the LOC112789104 gene encoding disease resistance protein RUN1 isoform X2 → MLSMTASRRRLIVTANEYSFYLHGIVSFRDDTKLEKGGPISAGLLQAIEGSQVLIVVFSMDYASSTWCLQELALIADCIQIPGHRVLPVFYNVSPSEVRKQSGNYEKAFMEHEERFKDDAEMMEQMLRWRAALTQVANLSGWDVKDKSQSAEIENIVKVVTSILSPKQSSSLSNDIVGMHSPVQELEKLLVLDSDDDVRVVGICGMGGIGKSTLATILYEKISHQYDASCFVDDVSRIYEGYGPLGVQKQLLCQAFMEENFPTCNLSLANNLIQTRLRHRKVLIVLDNVDQGIQLEKLAIKPEWLGRGSRMIIVSRDEHILREYGVDDVYKVKLLNDENALQLFCRKAFKCNHVAKDYENLTNSVLTYANGLPLAIRVLGSFLFGRDVSEWSSALVRLKENPTKDIMDVLRISFDGLENMEKEIFLDIACFFHNEFVGYVKDILNIRGFYADIGIRILIDKSLITCNHWGWIVMHDLLQELGRSIVREKSPKEPGKWSRLWDQKDLRYVQQENKTAENVEAIVLRTYDEAGKELSAETLSQMSGLKLLILPKGNFSGSLHFLSNELGYLDWKEYPFTYLPSNFQPNKLVKLILKYSNIKELWEGIKDLHNLTHMELCHSKNLVKIPNLSQSPNLEHLDLEGCVKLVHLDASTGSLEKLHFLNLKNCRSLVSIPNSIFCLNSLYDLNLSGCKRLFKYQLLEKSRQSEQLNAGQSVERHMTSSIRKTLSRPLQFLSSRRRANSVGLLVPSVSRFPALVSLDISFCNLIQIPDAIGLLRCLEDLNIGGNNFVTLPHCIKELPKLTWLNLEHCKHLRWMPSTLLPIRGGSNGGIFVYNCPNLSDTEGCRVTVISWMIKMIQVNMQCPLIKCKFEVVIPGNEIPRWFKKQNTGDSVILDPSHILDDNNWIGIACCGTFVAHHAPTQLFEETIESQDLISFGFRCTRSDGNIYSRVPICLKKDLITTEVDHMLLSFISREVFINFYASHIKEGASDLHGIKLHAASDYPEEVVEVKSCGYRWVFKEDLEQFNPTMMYSANSSAQSPKHKFLAIQDHQ, encoded by the exons ATGCTCTCGATGACCGCGTCAAGAAGAAGGCTGATCGTTACTGCAAATGAGTACTCCttttattt ACACGGCATAGTTTCCTTCAGGGATGATACTAAGCTCGAGAAAGGAGGACCTATATCAGCAGGGCTTCTGCAAGCTATTGAAGGATCGCAGGTTCTAATTGTGGTCTTCTCAATGGACTATGCTTCGTCCACATGGTGCTTGCAAGAACTCGCACTGATAGCTGATTGCATTCAAATACCAGGACACCGTGTTCTGCCTGTTTTCTATAATGTGAGTCCATCTGAGGTCAGAAAGCAAAGTGGAAATTATGAAAAAGCCTTTATGGAACATGAAGAAAGATTCAAAGATGATGCAGAGATGATGGAGCAAATGCTAAGATGGAGGGCAGCTCTAACACAAGTAGCCAATCTCTCTGGCTGGGATGTCAAGGATAA GTCACAATCTGCTGAGATTGAAAATATTGTCAAAGTGGTAACAAGCATTCTGAGTCCCAAACAATCATCAAGTCTATCTAATGATATAGTTGGGATGCATTCCCCTGTACAAGAATTAGAAAAGCTTCTAGTTTTGGACTCAGATGATGATGTTCGAGTTGTAGGGATTTGTGGAATGGGTGGCATAGGAAAGTCAACTCTTGCCACCATCTTATATGAAAAAATCTCACATCAATATGATGCTTCATGTTTTGTAGATGATGTAAGTAGAATTTACGAAGGTTATGGTCCACTTGGTGTACAAAAGCAACTTCTTTGTCAAGCTTTCATGGAAGAAAATTTTCCAACATGCAATCTTTCATTGGCAAATAATCTGATTCAAACTAGGTTACGCCATAGAAAGGTTCTCATAGTTCTTGATAATGTTGATCAAGGGATTCAATTGGAGAAGTTGGCTATAAAACCGGAATGGCTAGGCAGAGGGAGTAGAATGATCATAGTTTCCAGAGATGAGCATATATTGAGAGAGTATGGAGTGGACGACGTTTACAAAGTTAAACTCTTAAATGATGAGAATGCTCTCCAATTGTTTTGCAGAAAAGCTTTCAAATGTAATCATGTTGCAAAAGATTATGAAAACCTGACAAATTCTGTGTTAACATATGCTAATGGACTTCCGTTAGCAATTAGAGTATTGGGCTCATTTTTGTTTGGGCGAGATGTCTCTGAGTGGAGTAGTGCATTGGTTAGACTGAAAGAAAATCCAACAAAAGATATCATGGATGTGCTACGAATCAGTTTTGATGGACTTGAGAATATGGAAAAAGAAATATTTCTTGATATTGCATGTTTCTTTCACAATGAGTTTGTAGGATATGTAAAGGATATTTTGAATATTCGAGGTTTTTATGCTGATATTGGTATAAGAATTCTTATTGATAAATCACTCATAACTTGTAATCACTGGGGTTGGATTGTTATGCATGATCTGTTGCAAGAGTTGGGTAGAAGTATTGTTCGAGAAAAATCACCCAAAGAACCAGGAAAATGGAGCAGGTTATGGGATCAAAAGGATCTAAGATATGTCCAGCAAGAAAACAAG ACAGCTGAGAACGTTGAAGCCATAGTTCTGCGAACATATGATGAAGCTGGGAAAGAGTTGTCAGCTGAAACTTTGTCACAAATGAGTGGCCTGAAATTACTCATACTTCCCAAAGGAAATTTTTCTGGAAGCCTGCATTTTCTTTCTAATGAGTTAGGATATCTTGATTGGAAAGAATATCCTTTCACATATTTGCCATCAAACTTTCAGCCAAATAAACTAGTTAAATTAATCCTTAAGTATAGCAACATCAAAGAACTCTGGGAGGGAATAAAG GATCTACATAACTTGACACATATGGAACTATGTCATTCCAAAAATCTGGTAAAGATACCAAATTTATCACAGTCCCCAAATCTTGAGCACCTAGATCTTGAAGGATGTGTTAAACTTGTTCACCTTGATGCTTCCACTGGTTCTCTAGAAAAGCTTCATTTTTTGAATCTGAAAAACTGCAGAAGTCTTGTTAGTATTCCCAATAGCATATTTTGTCTTAATTCACTGTATGATTTAAATCTATCTGGCTGCAAGAGATTGTTTAAATATCAGTTGTTAGAGAAATCCAGGCAAAGTGAGCAGTTGAATGCGGGTCAAAGTGTAGAAAGGCACATGACATCATCCATACGCAAAACTCTTTCAAGGCCTCTTCAGTTTTTGTCTTCTAGAAGGCGTGCCAATTCAGTTGGTTTGTTGGTGCCTTCTGTGTCTCGTTTCCCAGCTTTGGTATCTCTTGATATAAGTTTCTGTAATCTGATTCAAATCCCTGATGCTATTGGACTGTTACGTTGTTTAGAAGATTTAAACATAGGGGGGAACAATTTTGTGACGCTACCTCATTGCATCAAGGAACTTCCCAAGCTAACTTGGTTGAATTTGGAGCACTGTAAGCATCTAAGGTGGATGCCTAGTACCCTTTTGCCGATACGAGGAGGTAGCAATGGAGGAATATTTGTTTACAACTGCCCCAATTTGAGTGACACGGAAGGTTGTCGTGTCACAGTTATTTCATGGATGATAAAAATGATTCAG GTGAACATGCAATGCCCTTTAATTAAATGCAAATTTGAAGTTGTTATTCCAGGAAATGAAATTCCAAGGTGGTTCAAAAAACAGAATACGGGTGATTCAGTGATCTTGGATCCATCTCACATTCTGGATGACAATAATTGGATTGGCATTGCTTGTTGTGGAACATTTGTTGCACATCATGCTCCAACTCAGTTGTTTGAAGAAACAATAGAATCTCAAGATCTAATTAGTTTTGGTTTCCGTTGTACTCGTTCTGATGGGAACATTTATTCCCGAGTTCCAATATGTCTTAAGAAAGATTTGATCACAACTGAAGTAGATCATATGTTGTTAAGCTTTATCTCCCGGGaagttttcattaatttttatgcaaGTCATATAAAAGAAGGAGCATCTGATCTTCATGGTATTAAATTGCATGCCGCAAGTGATTATCCAGAAGAAGTAGTAGAAGTGAAGAGCTGTGGTTATCGTTGGGTATTTAAGGAAGATTTGGAACAATTTAACCCAACAATGATGTACAGTGCCAATTCTTCAGCTCAGAGTCCGAAGCACAAGTTTCTGGCAATTCAAGATCACCAATAA
- the LOC112789104 gene encoding disease resistance protein RUN1 isoform X1, producing the protein MDCKRIQSTLYHSKNWKYDVFVSFRGETRNNFTDHLFDALRRHGIVSFRDDTKLEKGGPISAGLLQAIEGSQVLIVVFSMDYASSTWCLQELALIADCIQIPGHRVLPVFYNVSPSEVRKQSGNYEKAFMEHEERFKDDAEMMEQMLRWRAALTQVANLSGWDVKDKSQSAEIENIVKVVTSILSPKQSSSLSNDIVGMHSPVQELEKLLVLDSDDDVRVVGICGMGGIGKSTLATILYEKISHQYDASCFVDDVSRIYEGYGPLGVQKQLLCQAFMEENFPTCNLSLANNLIQTRLRHRKVLIVLDNVDQGIQLEKLAIKPEWLGRGSRMIIVSRDEHILREYGVDDVYKVKLLNDENALQLFCRKAFKCNHVAKDYENLTNSVLTYANGLPLAIRVLGSFLFGRDVSEWSSALVRLKENPTKDIMDVLRISFDGLENMEKEIFLDIACFFHNEFVGYVKDILNIRGFYADIGIRILIDKSLITCNHWGWIVMHDLLQELGRSIVREKSPKEPGKWSRLWDQKDLRYVQQENKTAENVEAIVLRTYDEAGKELSAETLSQMSGLKLLILPKGNFSGSLHFLSNELGYLDWKEYPFTYLPSNFQPNKLVKLILKYSNIKELWEGIKDLHNLTHMELCHSKNLVKIPNLSQSPNLEHLDLEGCVKLVHLDASTGSLEKLHFLNLKNCRSLVSIPNSIFCLNSLYDLNLSGCKRLFKYQLLEKSRQSEQLNAGQSVERHMTSSIRKTLSRPLQFLSSRRRANSVGLLVPSVSRFPALVSLDISFCNLIQIPDAIGLLRCLEDLNIGGNNFVTLPHCIKELPKLTWLNLEHCKHLRWMPSTLLPIRGGSNGGIFVYNCPNLSDTEGCRVTVISWMIKMIQVNMQCPLIKCKFEVVIPGNEIPRWFKKQNTGDSVILDPSHILDDNNWIGIACCGTFVAHHAPTQLFEETIESQDLISFGFRCTRSDGNIYSRVPICLKKDLITTEVDHMLLSFISREVFINFYASHIKEGASDLHGIKLHAASDYPEEVVEVKSCGYRWVFKEDLEQFNPTMMYSANSSAQSPKHKFLAIQDHQ; encoded by the exons ATGGATTGCAAGAGAATCCAAAGCACCCTGTACCATAGTAAGAACTGGAAATATGATGTGTTTGTGAGTTTCAGAGGAGAGACTCGTAACAACTTCACCGATCATCTTTTTGATGCTCTCCGCAGACACGGCATAGTTTCCTTCAGGGATGATACTAAGCTCGAGAAAGGAGGACCTATATCAGCAGGGCTTCTGCAAGCTATTGAAGGATCGCAGGTTCTAATTGTGGTCTTCTCAATGGACTATGCTTCGTCCACATGGTGCTTGCAAGAACTCGCACTGATAGCTGATTGCATTCAAATACCAGGACACCGTGTTCTGCCTGTTTTCTATAATGTGAGTCCATCTGAGGTCAGAAAGCAAAGTGGAAATTATGAAAAAGCCTTTATGGAACATGAAGAAAGATTCAAAGATGATGCAGAGATGATGGAGCAAATGCTAAGATGGAGGGCAGCTCTAACACAAGTAGCCAATCTCTCTGGCTGGGATGTCAAGGATAA GTCACAATCTGCTGAGATTGAAAATATTGTCAAAGTGGTAACAAGCATTCTGAGTCCCAAACAATCATCAAGTCTATCTAATGATATAGTTGGGATGCATTCCCCTGTACAAGAATTAGAAAAGCTTCTAGTTTTGGACTCAGATGATGATGTTCGAGTTGTAGGGATTTGTGGAATGGGTGGCATAGGAAAGTCAACTCTTGCCACCATCTTATATGAAAAAATCTCACATCAATATGATGCTTCATGTTTTGTAGATGATGTAAGTAGAATTTACGAAGGTTATGGTCCACTTGGTGTACAAAAGCAACTTCTTTGTCAAGCTTTCATGGAAGAAAATTTTCCAACATGCAATCTTTCATTGGCAAATAATCTGATTCAAACTAGGTTACGCCATAGAAAGGTTCTCATAGTTCTTGATAATGTTGATCAAGGGATTCAATTGGAGAAGTTGGCTATAAAACCGGAATGGCTAGGCAGAGGGAGTAGAATGATCATAGTTTCCAGAGATGAGCATATATTGAGAGAGTATGGAGTGGACGACGTTTACAAAGTTAAACTCTTAAATGATGAGAATGCTCTCCAATTGTTTTGCAGAAAAGCTTTCAAATGTAATCATGTTGCAAAAGATTATGAAAACCTGACAAATTCTGTGTTAACATATGCTAATGGACTTCCGTTAGCAATTAGAGTATTGGGCTCATTTTTGTTTGGGCGAGATGTCTCTGAGTGGAGTAGTGCATTGGTTAGACTGAAAGAAAATCCAACAAAAGATATCATGGATGTGCTACGAATCAGTTTTGATGGACTTGAGAATATGGAAAAAGAAATATTTCTTGATATTGCATGTTTCTTTCACAATGAGTTTGTAGGATATGTAAAGGATATTTTGAATATTCGAGGTTTTTATGCTGATATTGGTATAAGAATTCTTATTGATAAATCACTCATAACTTGTAATCACTGGGGTTGGATTGTTATGCATGATCTGTTGCAAGAGTTGGGTAGAAGTATTGTTCGAGAAAAATCACCCAAAGAACCAGGAAAATGGAGCAGGTTATGGGATCAAAAGGATCTAAGATATGTCCAGCAAGAAAACAAG ACAGCTGAGAACGTTGAAGCCATAGTTCTGCGAACATATGATGAAGCTGGGAAAGAGTTGTCAGCTGAAACTTTGTCACAAATGAGTGGCCTGAAATTACTCATACTTCCCAAAGGAAATTTTTCTGGAAGCCTGCATTTTCTTTCTAATGAGTTAGGATATCTTGATTGGAAAGAATATCCTTTCACATATTTGCCATCAAACTTTCAGCCAAATAAACTAGTTAAATTAATCCTTAAGTATAGCAACATCAAAGAACTCTGGGAGGGAATAAAG GATCTACATAACTTGACACATATGGAACTATGTCATTCCAAAAATCTGGTAAAGATACCAAATTTATCACAGTCCCCAAATCTTGAGCACCTAGATCTTGAAGGATGTGTTAAACTTGTTCACCTTGATGCTTCCACTGGTTCTCTAGAAAAGCTTCATTTTTTGAATCTGAAAAACTGCAGAAGTCTTGTTAGTATTCCCAATAGCATATTTTGTCTTAATTCACTGTATGATTTAAATCTATCTGGCTGCAAGAGATTGTTTAAATATCAGTTGTTAGAGAAATCCAGGCAAAGTGAGCAGTTGAATGCGGGTCAAAGTGTAGAAAGGCACATGACATCATCCATACGCAAAACTCTTTCAAGGCCTCTTCAGTTTTTGTCTTCTAGAAGGCGTGCCAATTCAGTTGGTTTGTTGGTGCCTTCTGTGTCTCGTTTCCCAGCTTTGGTATCTCTTGATATAAGTTTCTGTAATCTGATTCAAATCCCTGATGCTATTGGACTGTTACGTTGTTTAGAAGATTTAAACATAGGGGGGAACAATTTTGTGACGCTACCTCATTGCATCAAGGAACTTCCCAAGCTAACTTGGTTGAATTTGGAGCACTGTAAGCATCTAAGGTGGATGCCTAGTACCCTTTTGCCGATACGAGGAGGTAGCAATGGAGGAATATTTGTTTACAACTGCCCCAATTTGAGTGACACGGAAGGTTGTCGTGTCACAGTTATTTCATGGATGATAAAAATGATTCAG GTGAACATGCAATGCCCTTTAATTAAATGCAAATTTGAAGTTGTTATTCCAGGAAATGAAATTCCAAGGTGGTTCAAAAAACAGAATACGGGTGATTCAGTGATCTTGGATCCATCTCACATTCTGGATGACAATAATTGGATTGGCATTGCTTGTTGTGGAACATTTGTTGCACATCATGCTCCAACTCAGTTGTTTGAAGAAACAATAGAATCTCAAGATCTAATTAGTTTTGGTTTCCGTTGTACTCGTTCTGATGGGAACATTTATTCCCGAGTTCCAATATGTCTTAAGAAAGATTTGATCACAACTGAAGTAGATCATATGTTGTTAAGCTTTATCTCCCGGGaagttttcattaatttttatgcaaGTCATATAAAAGAAGGAGCATCTGATCTTCATGGTATTAAATTGCATGCCGCAAGTGATTATCCAGAAGAAGTAGTAGAAGTGAAGAGCTGTGGTTATCGTTGGGTATTTAAGGAAGATTTGGAACAATTTAACCCAACAATGATGTACAGTGCCAATTCTTCAGCTCAGAGTCCGAAGCACAAGTTTCTGGCAATTCAAGATCACCAATAA
- the LOC112789104 gene encoding disease resistance protein RUN1 isoform X4, translating into MDCKRIQSTLYHSKNWKYDVFVSFRGETRNNFTDHLFDALRRHGIVSFRDDTKLEKGGPISAGLLQAIEGSQVLIVVFSMDYASSTWCLQELALIADCIQIPGHRVLPVFYNVSPSEVRKQSGNYEKAFMEHEERFKDDAEMMEQMLRWRAALTQVANLSGWDVKDKSQSAEIENIVKVVTSILSPKQSSSLSNDIVGMHSPVQELEKLLVLDSDDDVRVVGICGMGGIGKSTLATILYEKISHQYDASCFVDDVSRIYEGYGPLGVQKQLLCQAFMEENFPTCNLSLANNLIQTRLRHRKVLIVLDNVDQGIQLEKLAIKPEWLGRGSRMIIVSRDEHILREYGVDDVYKVKLLNDENALQLFCRKAFKCNHVAKDYENLTNSVLTYANGLPLAIRVLGSFLFGRDVSEWSSALVRLKENPTKDIMDVLRISFDGLENMEKEIFLDIACFFHNEFVGYVKDILNIRGFYADIGIRILIDKSLITCNHWGWIVMHDLLQELGRSIVREKSPKEPGKWSRLWDQKDLRYVQQENKDLHNLTHMELCHSKNLVKIPNLSQSPNLEHLDLEGCVKLVHLDASTGSLEKLHFLNLKNCRSLVSIPNSIFCLNSLYDLNLSGCKRLFKYQLLEKSRQSEQLNAGQSVERHMTSSIRKTLSRPLQFLSSRRRANSVGLLVPSVSRFPALVSLDISFCNLIQIPDAIGLLRCLEDLNIGGNNFVTLPHCIKELPKLTWLNLEHCKHLRWMPSTLLPIRGGSNGGIFVYNCPNLSDTEGCRVTVISWMIKMIQVNMQCPLIKCKFEVVIPGNEIPRWFKKQNTGDSVILDPSHILDDNNWIGIACCGTFVAHHAPTQLFEETIESQDLISFGFRCTRSDGNIYSRVPICLKKDLITTEVDHMLLSFISREVFINFYASHIKEGASDLHGIKLHAASDYPEEVVEVKSCGYRWVFKEDLEQFNPTMMYSANSSAQSPKHKFLAIQDHQ; encoded by the exons ATGGATTGCAAGAGAATCCAAAGCACCCTGTACCATAGTAAGAACTGGAAATATGATGTGTTTGTGAGTTTCAGAGGAGAGACTCGTAACAACTTCACCGATCATCTTTTTGATGCTCTCCGCAGACACGGCATAGTTTCCTTCAGGGATGATACTAAGCTCGAGAAAGGAGGACCTATATCAGCAGGGCTTCTGCAAGCTATTGAAGGATCGCAGGTTCTAATTGTGGTCTTCTCAATGGACTATGCTTCGTCCACATGGTGCTTGCAAGAACTCGCACTGATAGCTGATTGCATTCAAATACCAGGACACCGTGTTCTGCCTGTTTTCTATAATGTGAGTCCATCTGAGGTCAGAAAGCAAAGTGGAAATTATGAAAAAGCCTTTATGGAACATGAAGAAAGATTCAAAGATGATGCAGAGATGATGGAGCAAATGCTAAGATGGAGGGCAGCTCTAACACAAGTAGCCAATCTCTCTGGCTGGGATGTCAAGGATAA GTCACAATCTGCTGAGATTGAAAATATTGTCAAAGTGGTAACAAGCATTCTGAGTCCCAAACAATCATCAAGTCTATCTAATGATATAGTTGGGATGCATTCCCCTGTACAAGAATTAGAAAAGCTTCTAGTTTTGGACTCAGATGATGATGTTCGAGTTGTAGGGATTTGTGGAATGGGTGGCATAGGAAAGTCAACTCTTGCCACCATCTTATATGAAAAAATCTCACATCAATATGATGCTTCATGTTTTGTAGATGATGTAAGTAGAATTTACGAAGGTTATGGTCCACTTGGTGTACAAAAGCAACTTCTTTGTCAAGCTTTCATGGAAGAAAATTTTCCAACATGCAATCTTTCATTGGCAAATAATCTGATTCAAACTAGGTTACGCCATAGAAAGGTTCTCATAGTTCTTGATAATGTTGATCAAGGGATTCAATTGGAGAAGTTGGCTATAAAACCGGAATGGCTAGGCAGAGGGAGTAGAATGATCATAGTTTCCAGAGATGAGCATATATTGAGAGAGTATGGAGTGGACGACGTTTACAAAGTTAAACTCTTAAATGATGAGAATGCTCTCCAATTGTTTTGCAGAAAAGCTTTCAAATGTAATCATGTTGCAAAAGATTATGAAAACCTGACAAATTCTGTGTTAACATATGCTAATGGACTTCCGTTAGCAATTAGAGTATTGGGCTCATTTTTGTTTGGGCGAGATGTCTCTGAGTGGAGTAGTGCATTGGTTAGACTGAAAGAAAATCCAACAAAAGATATCATGGATGTGCTACGAATCAGTTTTGATGGACTTGAGAATATGGAAAAAGAAATATTTCTTGATATTGCATGTTTCTTTCACAATGAGTTTGTAGGATATGTAAAGGATATTTTGAATATTCGAGGTTTTTATGCTGATATTGGTATAAGAATTCTTATTGATAAATCACTCATAACTTGTAATCACTGGGGTTGGATTGTTATGCATGATCTGTTGCAAGAGTTGGGTAGAAGTATTGTTCGAGAAAAATCACCCAAAGAACCAGGAAAATGGAGCAGGTTATGGGATCAAAAGGATCTAAGATATGTCCAGCAAGAAAACAAG GATCTACATAACTTGACACATATGGAACTATGTCATTCCAAAAATCTGGTAAAGATACCAAATTTATCACAGTCCCCAAATCTTGAGCACCTAGATCTTGAAGGATGTGTTAAACTTGTTCACCTTGATGCTTCCACTGGTTCTCTAGAAAAGCTTCATTTTTTGAATCTGAAAAACTGCAGAAGTCTTGTTAGTATTCCCAATAGCATATTTTGTCTTAATTCACTGTATGATTTAAATCTATCTGGCTGCAAGAGATTGTTTAAATATCAGTTGTTAGAGAAATCCAGGCAAAGTGAGCAGTTGAATGCGGGTCAAAGTGTAGAAAGGCACATGACATCATCCATACGCAAAACTCTTTCAAGGCCTCTTCAGTTTTTGTCTTCTAGAAGGCGTGCCAATTCAGTTGGTTTGTTGGTGCCTTCTGTGTCTCGTTTCCCAGCTTTGGTATCTCTTGATATAAGTTTCTGTAATCTGATTCAAATCCCTGATGCTATTGGACTGTTACGTTGTTTAGAAGATTTAAACATAGGGGGGAACAATTTTGTGACGCTACCTCATTGCATCAAGGAACTTCCCAAGCTAACTTGGTTGAATTTGGAGCACTGTAAGCATCTAAGGTGGATGCCTAGTACCCTTTTGCCGATACGAGGAGGTAGCAATGGAGGAATATTTGTTTACAACTGCCCCAATTTGAGTGACACGGAAGGTTGTCGTGTCACAGTTATTTCATGGATGATAAAAATGATTCAG GTGAACATGCAATGCCCTTTAATTAAATGCAAATTTGAAGTTGTTATTCCAGGAAATGAAATTCCAAGGTGGTTCAAAAAACAGAATACGGGTGATTCAGTGATCTTGGATCCATCTCACATTCTGGATGACAATAATTGGATTGGCATTGCTTGTTGTGGAACATTTGTTGCACATCATGCTCCAACTCAGTTGTTTGAAGAAACAATAGAATCTCAAGATCTAATTAGTTTTGGTTTCCGTTGTACTCGTTCTGATGGGAACATTTATTCCCGAGTTCCAATATGTCTTAAGAAAGATTTGATCACAACTGAAGTAGATCATATGTTGTTAAGCTTTATCTCCCGGGaagttttcattaatttttatgcaaGTCATATAAAAGAAGGAGCATCTGATCTTCATGGTATTAAATTGCATGCCGCAAGTGATTATCCAGAAGAAGTAGTAGAAGTGAAGAGCTGTGGTTATCGTTGGGTATTTAAGGAAGATTTGGAACAATTTAACCCAACAATGATGTACAGTGCCAATTCTTCAGCTCAGAGTCCGAAGCACAAGTTTCTGGCAATTCAAGATCACCAATAA